One window of the Pseudomonas knackmussii B13 genome contains the following:
- a CDS encoding phosphoadenosine phosphosulfate reductase family protein encodes MHDPFKITQPTCISFSGGRTSAYMLWRVLQTNGGLPADTEVCFANTGKEVEATLRFVRDCAEHWQVPIRWLEYVPMEPGFALIDFDRASRQGEPFEALIRKRQYLPNPVARGCTTSLKIRPMHRFLRHQGWTDWDQMIGIRADEQRRVSKIRARGHSTESTHETMCMPLADAGVTVRDVSAFWQAQPFDLDLLTVNGRTLEGNCDLCFLKPRGQRLALIKARPEAAVWWIRMESLNLASKPSGARFRADGPSYADLARFAADQGDLFDGAEEAIACFCGD; translated from the coding sequence ATGCACGACCCGTTCAAGATCACCCAGCCCACCTGCATCAGCTTCAGCGGCGGGCGCACGAGCGCCTACATGCTCTGGCGCGTGCTGCAGACCAATGGCGGCCTGCCTGCCGATACCGAGGTCTGCTTCGCCAACACGGGCAAGGAAGTCGAAGCGACCTTGCGCTTTGTGCGCGATTGCGCCGAGCACTGGCAGGTGCCGATCCGCTGGCTCGAATACGTGCCCATGGAACCGGGCTTCGCTCTGATCGACTTCGATCGGGCCAGCCGCCAGGGTGAGCCGTTCGAGGCGCTGATCCGCAAACGCCAGTACCTGCCCAATCCCGTTGCGCGGGGCTGCACGACCAGCCTGAAGATTCGCCCGATGCACCGCTTCCTGCGGCATCAGGGATGGACGGACTGGGACCAGATGATCGGCATCCGCGCCGACGAGCAGCGACGCGTCTCCAAGATTCGTGCGCGCGGCCACTCCACCGAATCGACCCACGAGACCATGTGCATGCCGCTGGCGGATGCCGGCGTCACCGTGCGCGACGTGAGCGCGTTCTGGCAGGCGCAGCCGTTCGACCTCGACCTGCTGACGGTGAACGGACGCACGCTCGAAGGCAACTGCGACCTGTGTTTCCTCAAGCCGCGTGGGCAGCGCCTGGCCCTTATCAAGGCCCGGCCCGAGGCCGCCGTGTGGTGGATTCGCATGGAATCCCTGAACCTCGCGAGCAAGCCCAGCGGCGCCCGGTTCCGCGCCGATGGCCCCAGCTATGCCGATCTGGCGCGCTTCGCTGCCGACCAGGGCGATCTGTTCGATGGCGCCGAGGAAGCCATTGCCTGCTTCTGCGGCGACTGA
- a CDS encoding XF1762 family protein has product MSLRVANGFVQDHHRHHRPVQGAKFALAVAPRGSDCICGVAIVGRPVARHLDDGWTLEVTRLCTDGAPNACSKLYGAAWKAAKALGYTRLITYTLPEEGGASLRAAGWRLVGTRGGGAWSRPSRPRADTPDHLRGPKCLWQASGGVDKGKRLGAD; this is encoded by the coding sequence GTGTCGCTACGGGTCGCTAATGGCTTTGTACAGGACCACCACCGCCACCACCGCCCGGTCCAAGGGGCGAAGTTCGCCCTGGCCGTTGCCCCGCGCGGCAGCGATTGCATCTGCGGTGTGGCCATCGTCGGTCGCCCGGTCGCGCGGCACTTGGACGACGGCTGGACCCTCGAAGTAACGAGGCTATGTACCGACGGTGCGCCGAACGCCTGCAGCAAGCTCTATGGCGCCGCTTGGAAGGCGGCCAAGGCCCTCGGCTACACGCGGCTGATCACCTATACCTTGCCCGAGGAAGGTGGTGCCAGCCTGCGCGCCGCCGGCTGGCGGCTGGTCGGCACGCGCGGCGGCGGCGCTTGGAGCCGTCCCAGCCGTCCCCGCGCCGACACCCCCGACCACCTGCGCGGCCCCAAGTGCCTGTGGCAGGCATCGGGCGGCGTGGACAAAGGGAAACGTCTGGGTGCCGATTGA
- a CDS encoding DUF3275 family protein: MAATSAPTRSVLPIVVPGQLTLRTIRGKNGPFTVGRLTTPIGEFAVKDAELEQYPEGKYDGEFVIRYIFAKSYPVAGGARFEVRANLDGMTLNGIDKLSRDEARSFATQEVDPLDEEQGTQPAATPAKPAKTSRPAKPAPVLASADPLVDTTPFGVDAPTPAAAAAPGSTEDGDAALFGLLWPLGESVKLDSTIDRRTLRAQIVRLGELGYALDFKTQEWSRQAELQPA; the protein is encoded by the coding sequence ATGGCAGCCACATCGGCACCTACGAGATCAGTCCTGCCCATCGTCGTCCCGGGCCAGCTCACGTTGCGGACCATCCGCGGCAAGAACGGCCCGTTCACGGTCGGTCGTCTGACCACCCCCATCGGCGAGTTCGCCGTCAAGGACGCGGAGCTGGAGCAGTACCCCGAAGGCAAGTACGACGGGGAATTCGTCATTCGCTATATCTTCGCCAAGTCCTATCCGGTCGCGGGCGGCGCGCGGTTTGAAGTTCGCGCCAACCTCGACGGTATGACGCTCAACGGCATCGACAAACTGAGCCGTGACGAGGCCCGGAGCTTCGCCACCCAGGAGGTCGATCCCCTTGACGAAGAGCAAGGGACGCAGCCTGCGGCAACGCCGGCCAAACCTGCCAAAACATCCAGGCCCGCCAAGCCCGCACCCGTGCTGGCGTCTGCGGACCCGCTGGTCGATACCACGCCCTTCGGTGTGGATGCGCCGACACCCGCTGCGGCTGCTGCCCCCGGCAGCACCGAAGATGGCGACGCTGCACTGTTCGGCCTGCTGTGGCCGCTGGGAGAATCCGTAAAGCTGGATTCGACCATCGACCGCCGCACCCTGCGCGCGCAGATCGTTCGCCTGGGCGAACTTGGCTACGCGCTGGACTTCAAGACCCAGGAGTGGAGCCGCCAGGCCGAACTGCAACCTGCGTGA
- a CDS encoding DUF3577 domain-containing protein, whose product MNTTSNEKSYFDLHTSGIGYIQRAREVPVRGGRRAQPFLACTIAALVGSAKDPSYRYFDVKVSGAEAKKLVQRYIGVDDPKQRPLVRFRLGDLWGDAYIRDKGEHKGQAAASLKARLLKAEPLDRAELASIKQHELITRGIGYLSRPKDVTRKDGDPFLSCSVAALAGPVGEPEYRYFDTIVATPEAEHLVRRCVQAIEGDRKVLIAFRLNDMKIDPYIRTKGERAGEPGASLESTLVHIGLIKIDGTQVYPTSQAQAEAPQAEDAPAPEAEVAAEIAADQSAEPAEREPEGEAEEQEPELAASF is encoded by the coding sequence ATGAACACCACTTCCAACGAGAAATCATACTTCGACCTTCACACCTCGGGCATCGGCTACATCCAACGTGCCCGCGAAGTGCCTGTCCGGGGCGGCCGCCGTGCGCAGCCCTTCCTGGCATGCACCATCGCCGCACTGGTCGGTTCCGCCAAGGATCCCAGTTACCGCTACTTCGACGTCAAGGTCTCGGGTGCCGAGGCCAAGAAACTGGTCCAGCGCTACATCGGCGTTGACGATCCCAAGCAGCGCCCGCTGGTGCGCTTCCGCCTCGGCGACCTGTGGGGCGATGCGTACATCCGCGACAAGGGTGAGCACAAGGGCCAGGCCGCCGCGTCCCTCAAGGCGCGACTGCTCAAGGCCGAGCCGCTCGACCGGGCCGAACTGGCTTCGATCAAGCAGCACGAGCTGATCACCCGCGGCATCGGCTACCTCAGCCGTCCGAAGGACGTCACCCGCAAGGATGGCGATCCGTTCCTGTCGTGCAGCGTCGCGGCGCTGGCCGGGCCTGTCGGTGAACCGGAATATCGGTACTTCGACACCATCGTCGCTACCCCTGAAGCCGAGCACCTGGTTCGCCGGTGCGTGCAGGCCATCGAAGGGGACCGCAAGGTGCTGATCGCCTTCCGTCTGAACGACATGAAGATCGATCCGTACATCCGCACCAAAGGCGAGCGCGCCGGGGAACCGGGAGCGAGCCTTGAATCGACGCTGGTCCACATCGGTCTCATCAAGATCGACGGCACCCAGGTCTATCCGACGAGCCAGGCGCAAGCCGAGGCGCCGCAGGCCGAGGACGCACCCGCGCCCGAAGCCGAGGTTGCCGCCGAAATCGCTGCCGACCAATCTGCCGAACCCGCCGAGCGCGAGCCGGAAGGTGAAGCCGAGGAGCAGGAGCCGGAACTGGCTGCTTCGTTCTGA